A single Panthera tigris isolate Pti1 chromosome A3, P.tigris_Pti1_mat1.1, whole genome shotgun sequence DNA region contains:
- the C1D gene encoding nuclear nucleic acid-binding protein C1D isoform X2, translated as MAGEEINEDYPVEIHEYLSTFENSIGAVDEMLKTMMSVSRNELLQKLDPLEQAKVDLVSAYTLNSMFWVYLATQGVNPKEHPVKQELERIRVYMNRVKEITDKKKAGKLDRGAASRFVKNALWEPKPKNASKVANKGKSKN; from the exons ATGGCAGGTGAAGAAATTAATGAAGACTACCCAGTAGAAATTCATGAGTATTTATCAACATTTGAAAATTCCATTGGTGCTGTGGATGAGATGCTGAAGACCATGATGTCTGTTTCTAGAAATGAGTTGTTGcagaag ttgGACCCCCTTGAACAAGCAAAAGTGGATTTAGTTTCTGCTTACACGTTAAATTCAATGTTTTGGG TTTATTTGGCAACTCAGGGAGTTAATCCTAAGGAACATCCAGTAAAGCAGGAATTG gaAAGAATCAGAGTATACATGAACAGAGTCAAGGAAATAACAGACAAGAAAAAGGCCGGCAAGCTGGACAGAGGTGCAGCTTCAAGATTTGTGAAAAATGCCCTTTGGGAACCAAAACCTAAAAATGCATCCAAAGTTGccaataaaggaaaaagtaaaaattag
- the C1D gene encoding nuclear nucleic acid-binding protein C1D isoform X1, protein MAGEEINEDYPVEIHEYLSTFENSIGAVDEMLKTMMSVSRNELLQKLDPLEQAKVDLVSAYTLNSMFWVYLATQGVNPKEHPVKQELNPLYGGVHSYSGRELERIRVYMNRVKEITDKKKAGKLDRGAASRFVKNALWEPKPKNASKVANKGKSKN, encoded by the exons ATGGCAGGTGAAGAAATTAATGAAGACTACCCAGTAGAAATTCATGAGTATTTATCAACATTTGAAAATTCCATTGGTGCTGTGGATGAGATGCTGAAGACCATGATGTCTGTTTCTAGAAATGAGTTGTTGcagaag ttgGACCCCCTTGAACAAGCAAAAGTGGATTTAGTTTCTGCTTACACGTTAAATTCAATGTTTTGGG TTTATTTGGCAACTCAGGGAGTTAATCCTAAGGAACATCCAGTAAAGCAGGAATTG AACCCACTTTATGGAGGAGTACATTCATATTCTGGACGAGAGTTG gaAAGAATCAGAGTATACATGAACAGAGTCAAGGAAATAACAGACAAGAAAAAGGCCGGCAAGCTGGACAGAGGTGCAGCTTCAAGATTTGTGAAAAATGCCCTTTGGGAACCAAAACCTAAAAATGCATCCAAAGTTGccaataaaggaaaaagtaaaaattag